Proteins from a single region of Corvus moneduloides isolate bCorMon1 chromosome 19, bCorMon1.pri, whole genome shotgun sequence:
- the SEC14L1 gene encoding SEC14-like protein 1: MVQKYQSPVRVYKHPFELIMAAYERRFPTCPLIPMFVASDTVNEYKSEDEAIHVIERRCKLDIDAPRLLKKIAGVDYVYFVQKNSLNRRERTLHIEAYNETFSNRVIINEHCSYTVHPDNEDWTCFEQSASLDIKSFFGFESTVEKIAMKQYTSNIKKGKEIIEYYLKQLEEEGITSVPRWTPPVACKSESSTSHPRRPVSPAINIPESATKEGLNNKEILNSSSSPSEPTAGTPDDKLDADYIKRYLGDLTPMQESCLIRLRQWLQETHKGKIPKDEHILRFLRARDFNIDKAREILCQSLTWRKQHQVDYILDTWNPPQVLQDYYAGGWHHHDKDGRPLYVLRLGQMDTKGLVRALGEEALLRYVLSINEEGLRRCEENTKVFGRPISSWTCLVDLEGLNMRHLWRPGVKALLRIIEVVEANYPETLGRLLILRAPRVFPVLWTLVSPFIDDNTRKKFLIYAGNDYQGPGGLLDYIDKEIIPDFLGGECMCEVPEGGLVPKSLYRTAEELENEDIKLWTETIYQSASVFKGAPHEVLIQIVDASSVITWDFDVCKGDIVFNIFHSKRAPQPPKKDSLGAHSITSPGGNNVQLIDKVWQLGRDYSMVESPLICKEGESVQGSHVTRWPGFYILQWKFHSMPACATTNLPRVDDVLASLQVSSHKCKVMYYTEVIGSEDFRGSMTSLESSHSGFSQLSAATTSSSQSHSSSMISR, from the exons GCCTATGAAAGAAGGTTTCCTACGTGCCCTCTGATCCCCATGTTCGTAGCCAGTGACACTGTAAACGAGTACAAGAGTGAGGACGAGGCCATCCACGTGATCGAGCGGCGCTGCAAGCTGGACATCGATGCACCGCGGCTGCTGAAAAAG ATTGCAGGAGTGGACTACGTGTACTTTGTCCAGAAGAACTCTCTGAACAGGCGAGAAAGGACTCTGCATATAGAAGCCTACAATGAAACCTTCTCTAACAGAGTCATCATTAACGAGCACTGCTCCTACACA GTTCACCCTGACAATGAAGATTGGACCTGTTTTGAACAGTCAGCAAGTCTGGATATCAaatctttttttggttttgaaagcaCAGTGGAAAAGATTGCCATGAAGCAATACACCAGCAATATTAAAAAG ggaaaagaaataatagaatACTACctgaagcagctggaggaagaaggaatCACTTCTGTCCCTCGCTGGACTCCTCCTGTTGCATGTAAATCAGAGAGCAGCACATCCCACCCAAGGAGACCAGTGTCACCTGCCATTAATATCCCAGAGTCTGCCACAAAGGAGGGCTTGAACAACAAGGAGATCCTcaacagctccagcagcccctcggAGCCCACCGCAGGAACGCCCGATG ATAAGCTGGATGCAGACTACATCAAGAGGTACCTGGGGGACCTGACCCCGATGCAGGAGAGCTGCCTCATCCGCCTGCGGCAGTGGCTCCAGGAGACGCACAAAGGCAAA atcCCAAAAGACGAGCACATTTTAAGATTCCTGCGTGCCCGGGACTTCAACATCGACAAAGCAAGAGAGATCCTTTGCCAGTCACTCACGTGGCGTAAGCAGCACCAGGTGGATTATATTCTGGACACCTGGAATCCTCCCCAAGTGCTCCAGGATTACTATGCAGGAGGCTGGCATCACCATGACAAAG ACGGGCGCCCGCTGTACGTGCTGAGGCTGGGCCAGATGGACACCAAGGGCTTGGTGCGAGCGCTGGGGGAGGAGGCCTTGCTGCGCTAC GTTCTTTCAATAAATGAAGAAGGGCTGAGGCGATGTGAGGAGAATACAAAAGTATTTGGCAGGCCAATAAG CTCTTGGACCTGTCTAGTAGACCTGGAAGGCTTGAACATGAGGCATTTATGGAGACCTGGTGTCAAGGCCTTGCTGAGAATCATCGAGGTGGTTGAAGCTAATTACCCTGAGACCTTGGGTCGTCTTCTTATCCTAAGAGCACCTCGAGTATTCCCAGTTCTCTGGACACTG GTTAGTCCATTCATTGATGACAacactagaaaaaaatttcttatttatgCTGGAAATGACTACCAGGGTCCTGGGGGACTGCTGGATTACATCGATAAAGAAATTATCCCTGATTTCCTCGGTGGAGAGTGCATG tgTGAAGTACCAGAGGGTGGGCTGGTTCCCAAGTCCCTCTACCGGACAGCAGAAGAGTTGGAAAATGAAGACATCAAGCTTTGGACTGAAACAATCTACCAGTCTGCAAGTGTCTTCAAAGGAGCTCCACATGAG GTTCTCATCCAGATCGTGGACGCCTCGTCTGTGATCACATGGGATTTTGATGTGTGCAAGGGCGACATTGTTTTTAACATCTTCCATTCCAAAAGAGCCCCACAGCCTCCCAAAAAGGACTCTCTGGGAGCTCACAGTATTACATCCCCTGGTGGGAACAATGTCCAGTTGATAGACAAAGTCTGGCAGCTGGGGCGTGACTACAGCATGGTGGAGTCTCCCCTGATCTGCAAAGAAGGGGAGAGTGTGCAg GGCTCCCACGTGACCAGGTGGCCTGGCTTCTACATTTTACAGTGGAAATTCCACAGCATGCCTGCCTGTGCTACAACCAACCTGCCTCGTGTGGATGATGTGCTGGCGTCTCTACAGGTGTCCTCTCACAAATGTAAAGTGATGTACTATACAGAAGTGATAGGATCTGAAGATTTCAG gggATCTATGACCAGCCTTGAATCAAGCCACAGTGGATTctcccagctcagtgctgccaCCACCTCCTCTAGCCAGTCCCATTCCAGCTCCATGATTTCCAGGTAG